In Candidatus Poribacteria bacterium, the following proteins share a genomic window:
- a CDS encoding 3-isopropylmalate dehydrogenase, whose product MHRIAVIPGDGIGPEVTREAMKVVRAVAERIGFDYETVEYDFGGERYLRTGEAMPDSALDELREMDAIFLGAVGHPEVKPGILEHGIILKLRFGLDLYINLRPIKLYPGVWTPIKDKGPEDIDFVVVRENTEGLYIGSGGFFKKGTPDEVAIQEMVATRKGVERCVRYAYELARKRNKKKRLTLCDKANVLIYAHDLWRRVFDEVGQEYPDIERDCAFVDATTMWMVKNPEWFDVIVTCNMFGDIITDLGAMIQGGMGIAASGNIHPGKVSMFEPIHGSAPKYAGKNVINPLAAICAAGMMLDYIGEEKGAKLIDAAVAELLGSGKIKDLSAGKMGYTTSQVGDMVVEYVKKLPI is encoded by the coding sequence ATGCACAGGATCGCTGTCATCCCTGGCGACGGCATAGGTCCTGAGGTTACAAGAGAGGCCATGAAGGTCGTCAGAGCTGTCGCCGAGAGGATCGGGTTCGATTATGAGACCGTGGAGTACGATTTCGGTGGGGAGAGATACCTCAGAACCGGTGAGGCGATGCCCGATTCCGCTCTGGACGAGCTCAGGGAGATGGACGCCATCTTTCTGGGAGCGGTGGGTCATCCCGAGGTGAAGCCCGGAATACTGGAACACGGGATAATACTGAAGCTCAGATTCGGACTTGATCTCTACATCAACCTGCGCCCCATCAAGCTTTATCCTGGGGTCTGGACTCCGATCAAGGACAAGGGGCCGGAGGACATCGATTTTGTGGTGGTGAGGGAGAACACCGAGGGGCTGTACATCGGCTCGGGCGGTTTCTTCAAGAAGGGAACCCCCGACGAGGTGGCGATCCAGGAGATGGTCGCAACCAGGAAAGGTGTGGAGAGATGCGTGAGATACGCCTACGAGCTGGCCCGTAAGCGAAATAAAAAGAAGAGGCTGACGCTGTGCGATAAGGCCAACGTCCTCATCTACGCCCATGACCTTTGGAGGAGGGTCTTCGACGAGGTGGGCCAGGAATATCCGGATATCGAGAGGGACTGTGCCTTTGTGGACGCCACCACGATGTGGATGGTCAAAAACCCCGAGTGGTTCGACGTCATCGTCACCTGTAACATGTTCGGCGACATCATAACCGATCTGGGGGCGATGATCCAGGGCGGCATGGGGATAGCGGCCTCAGGGAACATACATCCCGGCAAGGTCTCCATGTTCGAGCCCATACATGGCTCAGCTCCCAAATATGCGGGCAAGAACGTCATAAATCCGCTGGCGGCCATCTGTGCGGCGGGGATGATGCTGGATTACATAGGCGAGGAGAAGGGTGCGAAATTGATCGACGCCGCTGTCGCCGAGCTGCTGGGAAGCGGCAAGATCAAAGATCTATCCGCCGGCAAGATGGGATATACCACCTCCCAGGTCGGTGATATGGTGGTGGAATACGTCAAAAAGCTCCCTATCTGA
- a CDS encoding nucleoside hydrolase: MDERIPVLLDTDIGSDIDDAVCLAYLLKQPRCELLGVTTVTGEPERRAMLASAICKAAGRDDVPIRSGSADPILVEQRQKGAPQAEVLPRWRHREDFEPHAAVEFLRQTIRSRPGEITLLAIGPLTNIGLLFALDPEIPGMLRSLVLMNGAFTGRLPSLAPLEWNAIGDPHATAIVYRRAPAGRHISIGLDVTTRCVMPAEECRRRFKGGPLDVVADMAEVWFKRANRITFHDPLAAAIIFEPDICRYQEGKVEVEIESKRLAGLTMWNPNASEKPHKIAVDVDPERFFEHYFSVVLG; this comes from the coding sequence ATGGACGAAAGAATACCGGTTCTTCTTGACACGGACATCGGGTCGGACATAGACGACGCTGTCTGTCTGGCCTATCTTTTGAAGCAGCCCAGATGTGAGCTTCTGGGCGTGACGACGGTCACCGGCGAGCCGGAGAGGAGGGCGATGCTTGCCAGCGCCATATGTAAGGCCGCCGGCCGGGATGACGTGCCGATACGGAGCGGCTCGGCCGATCCGATCCTGGTGGAGCAGAGGCAAAAGGGGGCGCCGCAGGCCGAGGTGTTGCCCAGATGGCGGCATAGGGAGGATTTCGAGCCGCATGCTGCCGTCGAATTCCTGCGCCAAACCATCCGCAGCCGTCCAGGCGAGATAACCCTCCTGGCGATCGGCCCCCTAACCAACATCGGCCTACTCTTCGCCCTTGATCCTGAGATACCGGGGATGCTCCGTTCGCTCGTCCTGATGAACGGGGCATTTACGGGAAGGCTCCCGTCGCTGGCGCCCCTGGAGTGGAATGCGATAGGAGACCCCCACGCCACAGCCATCGTCTACAGGCGCGCTCCGGCCGGAAGGCACATATCGATCGGGCTCGATGTCACCACCAGATGCGTAATGCCGGCGGAGGAGTGTCGGAGAAGATTTAAGGGCGGGCCGCTCGACGTGGTTGCGGATATGGCCGAGGTCTGGTTCAAAAGGGCAAATAGGATAACCTTTCATGATCCACTAGCGGCCGCTATTATATTCGAGCCCGATATCTGCAGATATCAGGAGGGGAAGGTGGAGGTGGAGATCGAAAGCAAAAGGCTCGCCGGATTGACCATGTGGAACCCGAACGCCTCCGAAAAACCGCACAAAATCGCCGTAGATGTCGATCCGGAGAGGTTCTTCGAGCATTACTTCTCCGTCGTCCTCGGTTAG
- a CDS encoding ABC transporter substrate-binding protein: MSRLRWITIFTLILLAAQIAQPERKPRIAVIKSRDIIPFNRAIEGFKSVVDGEICEYDMSGELKNGRYIKEIIQVRGYDLIFAVGTLAAITASKIRGIPSVYCMVINPDRFGLQHKGHMTGVSARLPAQLTLAKFKEMLPTLRRIGVIYNPDKTGYLIDEAKDAADKLHLALVERPVETRRDVASSLSELWGKIDALWLLPDPVLLWEDTFRYVAAEATARGVPIFAFSRSMVKSGAFAAVLPDYRGMGIQAGWLARKILQGCSPSKLGFIQPISCRVALNVKIAKLLGIDLPKSIIENAEIFPKSEGGGE; this comes from the coding sequence ATGAGCAGATTGCGATGGATAACTATATTTACCTTGATCCTGCTCGCCGCTCAGATCGCCCAACCTGAGCGTAAACCGAGGATAGCTGTGATCAAAAGTAGGGATATCATCCCTTTCAACCGAGCGATCGAAGGATTTAAAAGCGTCGTCGACGGGGAGATCTGCGAATACGATATGAGCGGGGAATTGAAGAACGGGAGGTACATAAAGGAGATAATCCAGGTGCGGGGATATGACCTCATATTTGCCGTCGGAACGTTGGCCGCCATAACGGCCTCTAAGATTCGGGGGATACCGAGCGTATATTGTATGGTGATCAATCCCGATAGGTTCGGGCTTCAACATAAGGGACATATGACGGGGGTGTCGGCAAGGCTGCCGGCACAATTGACATTGGCGAAATTTAAAGAGATGCTCCCAACCCTGAGGAGGATCGGTGTGATATACAATCCCGATAAAACCGGATATCTGATCGATGAGGCGAAGGATGCTGCCGATAAGCTTCATCTGGCGCTGGTCGAGCGTCCAGTTGAAACGAGGAGGGATGTAGCATCGAGCCTGAGCGAGCTCTGGGGGAAAATAGATGCTTTGTGGCTTCTCCCCGATCCTGTCCTCCTCTGGGAGGATACATTCAGGTATGTGGCCGCCGAGGCGACGGCCAGAGGAGTGCCTATCTTCGCTTTCTCCAGGTCGATGGTAAAATCAGGTGCATTTGCCGCTGTCCTTCCCGATTATCGGGGAATGGGGATACAGGCGGGATGGCTTGCCAGGAAGATCCTTCAGGGATGTTCCCCTTCGAAGCTTGGTTTCATTCAGCCCATTTCCTGTCGAGTGGCCCTTAACGTAAAAATAGCTAAACTTCTGGGCATAGATCTGCCGAAAAGTATTATCGAGAATGCGGAGATCTTCCCGAAATCGGAAGGTGGGGGAGAATGA
- a CDS encoding proline--tRNA ligase, with translation MRMSKLFGRTLREIPSEAVIPSHQLLLKAGMIRRLAAGLYTAMPLAQRAIRKIESIIREEMDGVGGQEIDMPLVHPAELWKETGRWQQLAGKELLTFKDRNEREFVLAMTHEESLTDLVRNEVNSYKQLPAILYQIKLKFRDEPRPRGGLIRVREFTMKDAYSLHTSYEDLDRCYDEIYQAYLRIFKRCGLDVVVVQSDPGMIGGKVAHEFMLVTPSGEDRLILCSNCDYTANADIAVMRKIQVDNGPPKPIERVATPGRKTIEAVAQFLNVPKTQTLKAVFYSNGREVFFVGIRGDLEVNETKLKNALKEPDLWIASEEELKSYGIVPGYASPVGVEGMKVILDDSVAQTTNLVAGANEEGYHLKNVNYPRDFKADIVTDIALAREGDACVKCGSPLKEVNGIEVGNIFKLGTKYSEAMKATFLDQDGKRKYIIMGCYGIGVGRLLASIVEAWHDENGIIFPITVAPYQFHLLFIGKDEEVISQAERIYEEMSSKGYEVLYDDRDESPGVKFKDADLLGMPIRIAVSRRTLKEGAIEVKLRAERKAELVKLDRFDPDIYIERAKKIMEEGYGRKNTGSS, from the coding sequence ATGAGGATGTCGAAGCTGTTCGGCAGAACGCTGAGGGAAATACCGTCGGAGGCGGTGATACCGAGCCATCAGCTCCTCCTGAAGGCCGGGATGATCAGGAGACTGGCGGCGGGACTGTACACAGCCATGCCGCTGGCTCAGAGGGCGATCAGGAAGATCGAGTCGATAATCCGTGAGGAGATGGACGGTGTAGGCGGGCAGGAGATAGATATGCCGCTGGTCCACCCGGCGGAGCTTTGGAAGGAGACGGGAAGATGGCAACAACTGGCGGGCAAAGAGCTGCTTACGTTTAAGGACAGGAACGAACGGGAGTTCGTCCTGGCTATGACACATGAGGAGTCGCTCACGGATCTGGTCCGCAACGAGGTGAACTCCTACAAACAGCTCCCCGCTATACTATATCAGATCAAACTGAAGTTTCGAGATGAGCCTCGCCCTAGAGGCGGGTTGATAAGGGTGCGGGAGTTCACGATGAAGGACGCCTACAGCCTGCACACCTCCTATGAGGATCTGGATAGATGTTACGATGAGATCTACCAGGCCTATCTGAGGATATTCAAGCGATGTGGTTTGGATGTGGTCGTCGTTCAATCCGATCCCGGGATGATAGGCGGCAAGGTGGCACACGAGTTTATGCTGGTGACGCCCTCCGGGGAGGACAGGCTGATACTCTGCTCCAACTGCGACTACACAGCGAATGCCGACATAGCGGTTATGCGCAAAATACAGGTGGATAACGGACCGCCGAAACCCATCGAGAGGGTCGCTACGCCGGGGAGGAAAACCATCGAAGCGGTGGCTCAGTTTCTGAACGTTCCCAAGACCCAAACGCTTAAGGCCGTTTTCTACTCGAACGGCCGGGAGGTCTTCTTCGTCGGCATAAGGGGAGATCTGGAGGTGAACGAGACCAAGCTCAAAAACGCCCTTAAGGAGCCGGATCTCTGGATAGCCAGCGAGGAGGAGCTCAAAAGTTACGGGATTGTCCCCGGATATGCCTCGCCGGTGGGAGTAGAAGGCATGAAGGTTATCCTGGATGACTCGGTCGCTCAGACCACCAACCTCGTCGCCGGGGCGAACGAGGAGGGATATCACCTCAAGAACGTCAACTATCCGAGGGATTTCAAGGCCGATATCGTCACGGATATAGCGCTCGCCCGAGAAGGTGACGCATGCGTCAAATGTGGGTCCCCGCTTAAGGAGGTGAACGGCATAGAGGTCGGCAATATCTTCAAGCTCGGGACCAAATACAGCGAGGCCATGAAGGCAACCTTCCTCGATCAGGACGGCAAACGCAAATACATCATAATGGGATGCTATGGGATCGGGGTTGGGAGGCTGCTGGCCTCCATCGTCGAGGCCTGGCACGACGAGAACGGGATTATCTTCCCCATCACTGTGGCGCCGTATCAGTTCCATCTGTTGTTCATAGGAAAGGATGAGGAGGTGATCTCCCAGGCGGAGAGAATTTACGAGGAGATGAGCTCAAAGGGGTATGAGGTGCTCTACGATGACAGAGATGAAAGCCCCGGGGTGAAGTTCAAGGACGCCGATCTTCTAGGGATGCCGATAAGGATAGCGGTCAGCCGAAGGACGCTCAAAGAGGGGGCGATCGAGGTCAAGCTGAGGGCCGAGAGGAAGGCCGAGCTGGTGAAATTGGATCGGTTCGATCCGGACATCTACATAGAGAGGGCTAAGAAGATCATGGAGGAGGGGTATGGACGAAAGAATACCGGTTCTTCTTGA
- a CDS encoding HypC/HybG/HupF family hydrogenase formation chaperone, whose product MCMAVPMRVVEIHGDLGIVELGGVRREVSLQLLEDVRENDYVIVHAGFAIEKLDEEAAGETLELFRRMEEVIGHET is encoded by the coding sequence ATGTGTATGGCTGTTCCGATGAGAGTTGTTGAGATACACGGCGATCTCGGTATAGTCGAGCTCGGAGGCGTCAGACGCGAGGTAAGCCTCCAACTGCTGGAAGACGTAAGGGAGAACGATTACGTCATAGTCCATGCCGGATTCGCCATAGAGAAGTTGGATGAAGAAGCCGCAGGGGAAACCCTGGAGCTCTTCAGACGGATGGAGGAGGTAATAGGGCATGAAACGTAA
- a CDS encoding tetratricopeptide repeat protein: MVELILTLFLLIPPLNPSAIQHPQITVELPNRIFNEGDFQTALIEYKRYLHYNPNDPRRPYLEYRIGLCYLRTGRYDEAERIFRSVAEGTLDERLRREAELAWAKALFWDDRYDLAKFITRRLASHPLYRDIAAQSLYLSGWCSLNEMDWGEATIKFRKVSGLYPDHPISRESSTLADESLHALSLPRRSPRLAQILSAMMPGLGLIYSGERIKGLGYMTGNLIALSLSIKAALEGDDLNLLILGGTWVWIYLKDIRSSYEAAVRHNKKTEIRYLDSLKARFAPPDP, from the coding sequence ATGGTCGAACTTATATTAACCTTATTTCTCTTAATTCCTCCCCTCAACCCATCGGCGATTCAGCATCCACAAATCACCGTGGAGTTGCCGAACCGCATCTTCAACGAGGGGGATTTTCAGACCGCTCTGATCGAGTATAAGCGTTATCTACACTACAATCCAAACGATCCTAGACGGCCTTATCTGGAATATAGGATAGGGCTGTGTTATCTGAGGACAGGCAGGTATGATGAGGCGGAGAGGATTTTCCGATCCGTGGCCGAGGGAACATTGGATGAGCGGCTTCGGAGAGAGGCGGAGTTGGCTTGGGCGAAGGCCCTTTTCTGGGATGATAGATACGACTTGGCGAAGTTCATCACACGTCGTCTCGCCTCCCATCCGCTCTATCGTGACATAGCGGCTCAGTCGCTTTATCTAAGCGGGTGGTGTTCGCTGAACGAGATGGATTGGGGCGAAGCCACGATAAAATTTCGTAAGGTCTCCGGGCTTTATCCGGATCATCCGATATCGAGGGAAAGTTCCACGCTGGCGGACGAATCCCTGCACGCGCTTTCACTCCCTCGAAGATCTCCCAGACTGGCCCAGATCCTTTCCGCTATGATGCCGGGTTTGGGACTTATCTATAGCGGGGAGAGAATCAAAGGCCTCGGATACATGACCGGCAACTTAATCGCTTTATCCCTATCGATCAAAGCCGCTTTGGAGGGAGATGATCTTAATCTCCTCATCTTGGGCGGCACATGGGTCTGGATCTATCTGAAGGACATACGATCCTCATATGAAGCGGCTGTGAGACATAATAAAAAGACGGAGATAAGATATCTGGACTCCCTAAAGGCTCGGTTCGCCCCTCCCGACCCTTAA